One Bacillota bacterium genomic region harbors:
- a CDS encoding serine hydroxymethyltransferase yields the protein MTNLHRVDPEIHDVIQRELERQQKHLELIASENFVSEAVLEAQGSVLTNKYAEGYPKRRYYGGCHVVDEAENLARERAKALFGADHANVQPHSGASANMGVYLAALKPGDVVLGMDLSHGGHLTHGSPVNISGLYFKFHAYGVDPATGKLDYDQVAEQARKVQPKMIVAGASAYPHALDFARFRQIADEVGALLMVDMAHIAGLVATGFHANPVPHAHFVTSTTHKTLRGPRGGLILCAEEYAKAVDKAIFPGLQGGPLMHVISAKAVAFREAVASEFKEYIRQVTLNAKALADTLMSQGLDLVGSGTDTHLMLVDLRSVNITGKLAEKVLDSVGITVNKNTVPFDPESPFVTSGIRIGTPAVTTKGMKEADMQAIGRLIADVLKNHEDEKVLAAARTKVAELCSKHPLYPNIGR from the coding sequence ATGACTAATTTGCACAGGGTAGATCCGGAGATTCATGATGTAATCCAGCGGGAGCTGGAGCGGCAACAGAAACACCTGGAGTTAATCGCATCCGAGAACTTTGTCAGCGAAGCAGTCCTGGAAGCCCAGGGTTCTGTGCTCACCAACAAGTATGCAGAAGGTTATCCAAAACGCAGGTATTATGGGGGGTGCCATGTAGTAGACGAAGCGGAAAACCTGGCACGGGAGCGGGCCAAGGCATTGTTTGGTGCCGACCATGCCAACGTCCAGCCCCATTCCGGCGCCTCTGCCAATATGGGAGTCTACCTGGCAGCGCTCAAACCTGGCGATGTGGTGCTGGGTATGGATTTATCCCACGGCGGACATCTCACCCACGGCAGTCCAGTGAATATTTCCGGACTCTACTTTAAGTTCCACGCCTACGGTGTAGATCCCGCAACCGGAAAGCTGGACTATGATCAGGTTGCTGAGCAGGCGCGCAAAGTGCAGCCGAAAATGATTGTTGCCGGCGCCAGTGCTTATCCCCATGCCCTTGATTTCGCCCGCTTCCGTCAAATTGCCGATGAAGTCGGCGCGCTTTTGATGGTAGATATGGCGCATATCGCCGGTTTAGTGGCAACGGGTTTCCATGCCAATCCGGTTCCCCATGCTCATTTTGTGACCTCCACAACCCATAAAACCTTGCGGGGCCCCAGGGGCGGCCTGATATTGTGCGCCGAAGAATACGCCAAGGCTGTGGACAAGGCGATCTTCCCGGGGCTGCAGGGCGGCCCGTTGATGCATGTAATATCAGCCAAGGCCGTCGCTTTCCGGGAAGCGGTCGCTTCGGAATTTAAGGAATACATCCGTCAGGTTACTTTAAATGCCAAAGCCTTGGCTGACACTCTGATGAGTCAGGGCCTGGATTTGGTTGGCAGCGGCACCGACACCCACTTGATGTTGGTGGATTTGCGTTCAGTCAATATTACAGGTAAACTTGCAGAAAAGGTGTTGGACAGCGTTGGGATCACCGTGAATAAAAACACTGTACCCTTCGATCCCGAAAGTCCCTTTGTCACAAGCGGCATTCGCATCGGCACTCCGGCAGTGACCACCAAGGGCATGAAAGAGGCCGATATGCAAGCAATCGGACGCTTGATAGCCGATGTGCTGAAAAACCATGAAGACGAAAAAGTGCTGGCCGCTGCCCGGACAAAGGTGGCTGAGCTCTGCTCCAAGCATCCTCTTTATCCAAATATCGGGAGGTAA
- a CDS encoding YibE/F family protein encodes MRRLPILIALPLLALMLIPGIALAQDDFGDETPVFVNEIERGRVLEVVTEEDIDDDWFVVGRQLLLVEITSGTFRGQKHEIENLHTGVEFRDLYLQAGDQVLLMLELDPEQGRLEGVYLHDIARDRYLYILAAAFVVGLVLVARIKGIKALATLLFMGVVIIYLLLPLILRGHDPVLLTLAFASLITVFTLTVISGFNAKTLAAIGGTVGGLIIAALMAWVFGEVSSLTGFSSEEAQMLQYAELPGELNIRGLLFAGIIIGALGAVLDVAMSIAASVAEVRAANPRLTVKELFESGYNVGKDILGTMVNTLILAYTGGALPLLLLFMAYDMSYLQIINMDLIATEVVRSLAGSFGLLAAVPLTAILAAVFISRQKRRPGGQPRA; translated from the coding sequence ATGCGTCGACTGCCAATTTTGATAGCACTGCCGTTACTAGCGTTAATGTTAATTCCCGGTATTGCTCTGGCCCAGGACGATTTTGGCGATGAAACACCAGTATTCGTCAATGAAATTGAACGCGGCCGGGTGCTGGAGGTTGTTACCGAAGAGGATATTGATGACGATTGGTTTGTTGTTGGTCGCCAGTTGCTGTTAGTGGAAATTACTTCCGGAACTTTCCGGGGGCAAAAACATGAAATAGAGAACTTGCACACCGGTGTCGAATTTCGAGATTTGTATCTGCAGGCGGGTGATCAGGTTCTGTTGATGCTGGAATTGGATCCGGAGCAGGGTCGGCTGGAAGGCGTATATCTACATGATATAGCCCGGGATCGCTATCTTTACATATTGGCGGCCGCTTTTGTCGTCGGTCTTGTGCTTGTGGCGAGGATCAAGGGCATTAAGGCGCTGGCCACCCTGCTGTTCATGGGCGTGGTAATTATCTACCTGCTTTTGCCTTTGATTCTGCGGGGACATGACCCGGTTCTGCTGACTTTGGCCTTTGCCAGTCTAATTACTGTTTTCACCCTTACTGTGATTAGCGGGTTTAATGCCAAGACTTTAGCGGCCATCGGTGGTACTGTGGGAGGGCTGATTATTGCTGCTCTAATGGCTTGGGTCTTTGGCGAGGTTTCAAGTCTGACCGGCTTTAGCAGCGAAGAAGCGCAAATGCTGCAATATGCCGAGCTGCCAGGAGAATTAAACATCCGTGGTCTGTTGTTTGCAGGCATTATAATCGGCGCCCTGGGGGCAGTGCTCGATGTGGCAATGTCAATTGCCGCTTCGGTGGCCGAAGTGCGAGCGGCTAATCCCCGTCTGACTGTAAAAGAGTTGTTTGAATCAGGATATAATGTAGGCAAAGATATTCTGGGCACGATGGTAAATACCCTGATTTTGGCATATACTGGTGGCGCCTTGCCGTTGCTCTTGTTGTTCATGGCCTACGATATGAGTTATCTGCAGATTATCAATATGGACTTAATAGCCACGGAGGTGGTGCGCTCGCTGGCTGGCAGCTTTGGATTGTTGGCTGCGGTGCCGCTGACTGCGATCCTTGCTGCTGTCTTTATCAGTCGTCAAAAAAGGCGACCCGGCGGGCAACCTAGGGCATAG
- the rpiB gene encoding ribose 5-phosphate isomerase B, whose protein sequence is MKIALSSDHGGFDLKENLKEFLHELGHTYVDFGCSSRESVDYPDYSAAASRAVSSGECQLGIVVCGTGIGVAITANKIPGIRAANCSDCFSARMAREHNNANVLTLGQRVLGAGLAREIVRSFLDAEFAGGRHQARVDKIMALESADKC, encoded by the coding sequence TTGAAAATAGCGTTATCCAGTGACCATGGCGGGTTTGATCTCAAAGAGAATCTCAAAGAGTTTCTCCACGAGCTGGGCCATACATATGTGGATTTTGGCTGTTCAAGCCGGGAGTCGGTGGATTATCCCGATTATTCTGCCGCTGCCTCCCGGGCGGTTAGCTCAGGGGAGTGTCAATTGGGGATCGTCGTATGTGGAACCGGCATCGGTGTTGCCATAACGGCCAACAAAATCCCGGGGATCCGGGCCGCCAATTGCAGCGATTGCTTTTCAGCCCGAATGGCCCGGGAGCATAACAATGCCAACGTGCTCACCCTTGGCCAGCGGGTCCTGGGGGCAGGGTTGGCCCGGGAAATAGTGCGATCTTTTCTCGACGCGGAATTTGCTGGCGGGCGTCATCAAGCTCGGGTGGACAAAATTATGGCTCTAGAGAGTGCTGACAAATGTTGA
- a CDS encoding uracil phosphoribosyltransferase, with protein sequence MSKVVTIEHPLVQHKLSYLRDVNTGPKEFRELVEELSLLLAYEVTRDLPLQDVEIQTPICKMTSQVLSGKKIGVIPILRAGLGMVDGILKLIPAAKVGHIGVYRDPETLQPVEYYCKLPGDIAERELIVVDPMLATGGSACAAVDFIKERGATNIRLMCLIAAPEGIQRVQEQHPDVEIYLAGVDDKLNEHAYIVPGLGDAGDRLFGTK encoded by the coding sequence ATGTCAAAAGTCGTCACTATTGAACACCCGCTTGTTCAACATAAATTAAGCTACTTAAGAGATGTCAACACAGGGCCCAAGGAGTTCAGGGAGTTGGTGGAAGAACTCTCGTTATTGCTTGCTTATGAAGTGACCAGGGACCTCCCCTTGCAAGATGTCGAAATTCAGACCCCAATTTGCAAGATGACATCCCAGGTTCTCAGCGGCAAAAAAATTGGCGTTATACCAATCCTCAGAGCCGGATTGGGCATGGTGGACGGCATTCTAAAACTGATTCCTGCCGCCAAAGTAGGGCACATCGGCGTCTACCGGGACCCAGAAACATTGCAGCCGGTGGAATATTATTGCAAACTCCCCGGGGATATAGCTGAACGCGAATTGATTGTAGTTGATCCGATGCTAGCCACCGGGGGCTCTGCCTGCGCCGCCGTCGATTTCATTAAAGAACGGGGCGCGACCAATATTCGACTGATGTGTCTAATCGCTGCCCCAGAGGGTATCCAGCGCGTTCAAGAACAACATCCCGATGTGGAGATATATCTAGCGGGTGTCGATGATAAGCTGAATGAGCACGCGTACATCGTTCCCGGTCTTGGCGATGCCGGCGACCGGCTGTTTGGAACAAAATGA
- a CDS encoding flippase-like domain-containing protein — protein MNLNLRRGLGVSLGLSIIAIMIVIAFTFDQDTIDNLGLIRPGFLLLALGLLLLAIAVEGGRIAFVANIMGGSVSWRQGIAIFLTTSFAALVTPMGMGELPTLAIMYAKAGLNTGLAAAAAVARSFITKLVFLSAIIYLFGFQRSRVQFGLITDNVFSVMALVFFITVLVNASYVLFPGLVTGLWRRMPQRWQRGRFARWQNRLDFEAREFDRGINVVWRKHPLSLIIIGLMSGAYWTLYFGILPVLSRGLGVLVDPVLLVSRQFVLTLALPFIPLPGGSGALELAMVAAYQGLIPRAFISIFVLSWRLFTFYLLVLLGALAALRNLWRK, from the coding sequence GTGAACCTGAATTTAAGGCGGGGCCTGGGGGTTTCCCTTGGCTTAAGCATTATCGCGATTATGATTGTCATCGCCTTTACTTTCGACCAGGATACAATCGACAACCTGGGCCTGATTAGGCCCGGGTTTTTGCTGTTGGCCCTGGGCCTGCTGCTCCTGGCAATCGCGGTTGAAGGCGGACGCATTGCATTTGTCGCCAACATCATGGGCGGAAGCGTGTCCTGGCGGCAGGGAATTGCAATATTTCTGACCACCAGCTTTGCTGCCTTGGTAACACCCATGGGGATGGGAGAATTGCCTACTTTGGCAATAATGTATGCAAAAGCTGGCTTAAACACCGGTTTAGCTGCTGCCGCTGCCGTGGCCCGCAGTTTCATCACTAAGCTAGTGTTTTTAAGCGCTATCATCTATCTCTTTGGTTTCCAGCGGAGCCGTGTTCAATTTGGCCTTATCACTGACAACGTGTTTTCGGTAATGGCTCTGGTTTTCTTTATAACTGTGCTTGTAAACGCCAGCTATGTGCTATTCCCCGGGCTTGTTACCGGCCTGTGGCGACGTATGCCCCAGCGTTGGCAACGGGGGCGATTTGCCCGCTGGCAAAACCGCCTAGATTTTGAAGCCAGGGAGTTTGATCGCGGCATCAACGTTGTATGGCGTAAACACCCGCTGTCGCTGATTATCATCGGACTGATGAGCGGGGCCTATTGGACGCTCTATTTTGGCATTTTGCCGGTGCTCTCCAGAGGGTTGGGGGTGTTGGTAGATCCGGTGCTATTGGTCAGTCGCCAGTTTGTATTGACGTTGGCGCTGCCCTTTATCCCCCTGCCAGGCGGTAGTGGCGCCCTGGAATTGGCCATGGTGGCAGCATACCAGGGCTTGATTCCTCGAGCATTTATCAGCATCTTCGTCCTCAGTTGGCGTCTGTTCACTTTTTATCTGCTGGTGCTGTTGGGCGCCCTGGCGGCTTTGAGGAACTTATGGCGCAAGTAG
- a CDS encoding low molecular weight protein arginine phosphatase: MEILFVCTGNTCRSPMAEALLKSMTRSRGLGEIKVSSAGIAAATGSSASPLARDALDDGRALDEHRARQVDNTLLAKADLVLTMTGQHAAILRSQFPEHSDKVHALLEYVDETETDVADPFGGDRETYRRTRDQIESALVKVLARLTK, encoded by the coding sequence ATGGAAATTTTGTTTGTATGTACCGGTAACACCTGTCGCAGCCCTATGGCTGAGGCATTGTTAAAATCAATGACGCGTTCTAGGGGGCTTGGCGAAATCAAGGTAAGTTCGGCAGGCATTGCCGCCGCCACTGGAAGTTCGGCATCCCCCCTTGCCCGTGATGCCCTGGACGATGGCCGCGCGTTGGACGAGCACAGGGCCCGGCAGGTTGACAACACATTGCTTGCGAAAGCAGATCTCGTATTGACGATGACTGGTCAACATGCAGCCATTTTGCGCTCGCAGTTTCCGGAGCACAGCGACAAGGTGCATGCCTTACTTGAGTATGTAGATGAAACGGAGACGGATGTGGCAGATCCTTTTGGCGGCGACCGAGAAACATATCGCCGGACCCGGGACCAAATCGAGTCTGCGTTGGTCAAGGTGCTGGCGCGATTAACAAAGTGA
- a CDS encoding transcriptional repressor has protein sequence MSELLKKAREQLTSKGFKWTEPRSEIISLLSEQTDAHVSAEELYELLQKKRPDIGLATVYRTLDLLAELGFAHKLNFGDGCSRYEVADSSHHHHHLICSACGKVEEVPMDLLEQLEQEIESEYNFEIHGHHLKFFGRCGQCCTKGKE, from the coding sequence ATGTCAGAACTGCTGAAAAAAGCCCGGGAACAGTTGACAAGTAAGGGGTTTAAATGGACCGAGCCCCGGAGTGAAATAATCAGTTTGTTGTCAGAGCAGACTGATGCCCATGTCAGCGCCGAGGAGTTGTACGAACTATTGCAGAAGAAGCGCCCTGACATTGGTTTGGCCACAGTCTACCGGACTTTAGACCTGCTTGCAGAACTGGGATTTGCCCATAAGCTCAATTTTGGTGACGGATGTAGCCGTTATGAAGTCGCGGACTCAAGCCATCATCATCACCATTTGATCTGTAGTGCATGCGGGAAAGTTGAGGAGGTCCCGATGGATTTATTGGAACAGCTGGAACAGGAAATTGAATCAGAGTATAATTTTGAGATCCACGGCCATCATCTGAAGTTTTTTGGCAGATGCGGCCAGTGCTGCACTAAGGGAAAGGAGTAG
- a CDS encoding TIGR01440 family protein, whose protein sequence is MLTEIGKQVRNALEELQAHAQLQPGDLLVVGGSTSEVIGQKIGTASNAEVAEQIVLEVARFCDKWHVQPAFQCCEHLNRALVVEQETVEKYDLDDVTVIPHPNAGGALASRALSELTAPRVVEHLGQRGKAGIDIGNTLIGMHLRPVVVPVRIETKFIGQAALVCARTRPKLIGGRRARYPE, encoded by the coding sequence ATGTTGACGGAGATTGGCAAACAGGTTAGAAATGCGTTGGAAGAACTACAAGCTCATGCCCAGTTGCAGCCCGGTGATTTACTGGTTGTTGGTGGCAGCACCAGCGAGGTAATCGGCCAAAAAATCGGCACCGCCTCCAACGCCGAAGTGGCAGAGCAAATAGTCCTCGAAGTCGCGCGTTTTTGCGATAAATGGCATGTGCAACCGGCCTTTCAATGTTGTGAACATCTAAACCGCGCACTGGTTGTGGAACAAGAAACGGTTGAGAAGTATGACCTTGATGATGTAACGGTAATTCCCCATCCCAATGCCGGTGGCGCCCTGGCTTCAAGAGCGCTTTCGGAGCTGACGGCGCCACGAGTGGTGGAGCACCTGGGGCAGCGGGGCAAGGCAGGTATAGATATCGGCAATACCCTAATCGGCATGCATTTGCGACCGGTGGTCGTTCCGGTCAGAATTGAGACCAAATTCATCGGCCAGGCGGCGTTGGTTTGTGCCCGAACCCGACCAAAGCTGATTGGCGGGCGAAGAGCCCGCTACCCAGAATAA
- a CDS encoding cytidine deaminase, whose protein sequence is MSRPSWDSYFMEIVTVVATRSTCCRRQVGALLVKDKRILASGYNGAPRGLPHCLDVGCLREKLGIPSGQRHELCRGLHAEQNAIVHAAYHGTAIAGATVYVTHQPCIACAKMLINAGIERVVFAGDYPDELSLELLEQAGVELLQFQQS, encoded by the coding sequence ATGAGTCGCCCCAGTTGGGACAGCTATTTTATGGAAATAGTCACCGTTGTTGCAACCCGCTCCACTTGTTGTCGGCGACAGGTGGGCGCGTTGTTGGTCAAGGATAAACGGATTCTTGCCAGCGGCTACAACGGCGCCCCCCGGGGGTTGCCCCATTGTCTGGATGTGGGATGCCTGCGTGAAAAATTAGGCATCCCCTCTGGTCAACGCCATGAGCTTTGTCGCGGCTTGCATGCGGAGCAAAATGCCATCGTCCATGCCGCTTACCATGGCACGGCAATCGCTGGCGCCACCGTCTATGTTACGCATCAACCTTGTATCGCCTGCGCTAAAATGTTAATAAACGCAGGTATTGAGCGGGTGGTGTTTGCCGGTGACTATCCCGATGAATTAAGCTTAGAGCTTTTGGAGCAGGCGGGAGTGGAGCTTTTGCAGTTTCAACAAAGTTAG
- a CDS encoding manganese efflux pump: protein MAVALGTDAMSLSVGIGLRGVSRQDVLRVSFVVGLFHIIMPLAGIVLGHLFGLLVGELARWLGALIVAFIGARMIWGCLGTKECLSANWVLSGLPLMLLAGSVSMDALSVGFSLGAFGYNVFLASAIFGLFGAAMTGLGLVFGSRLGDCVGDRAELIGGGVLVILAIHMLLEG, encoded by the coding sequence ATGGCGGTGGCGTTAGGCACAGATGCTATGTCCCTATCAGTTGGGATTGGCCTCCGGGGTGTGAGCAGGCAGGACGTGCTGCGGGTAAGTTTTGTAGTGGGACTTTTCCACATAATTATGCCGCTTGCGGGTATTGTCCTGGGACATTTATTCGGGCTGCTGGTGGGAGAGCTGGCTCGCTGGCTGGGGGCACTGATTGTAGCTTTTATTGGCGCCAGAATGATTTGGGGATGCCTGGGGACCAAGGAATGTCTGTCTGCCAACTGGGTGCTTAGTGGCCTGCCGCTCATGCTGTTGGCCGGCAGCGTCTCCATGGACGCCCTATCCGTGGGATTCAGCCTTGGTGCCTTTGGTTATAATGTATTCTTGGCTTCGGCTATCTTTGGTTTGTTCGGCGCTGCTATGACTGGGCTGGGCTTGGTGTTTGGCAGCAGGCTGGGCGATTGCGTTGGCGACCGCGCTGAGCTGATTGGGGGAGGCGTATTGGTCATCTTGGCGATTCATATGCTGCTGGAGGGTTGA
- a CDS encoding Na/Pi cotransporter family protein — MAVQIILGVAGGLGLFIFGMKLMAEGLQKAAGDKLRRILELLTFNRYIAVITGIIITVLVQSSSTTTVMVVGFVNAGLMNLVQAVGTILGANIGTTVTAQIIAFKITELSLPAIALGVVLSFFVRRRFYRHLGQAILGFGLLFLGMSTMSGSLNALKDNPMFIEMFATFGQYRLLGVLAGAFFTALVQSSSASTATIIVLSLEGVLGLDSALALILGTNVGTCITAMLAGIGASITARRAAMAHVIFNIGGALLFLIFLTPFAELVSLTSNEVARQVAWGHTIFNVGNTLLFLPFVNVFVKIIKRIIPGEEEMIETGPKYLDRRMLGTPSLGLGAAEREIGRMADLAAEMVGDAVSLLTKNNIDLIKNVERKEDVVDELEKEIAIYLSDLAQQSITRDQGRQIALFLHAINDIERIGDHAENIAQLCHQKIDDKYPFSEAAVEEVKEMYDKVQAITAKAVTAFRSKNLALAREVLIDDNEIDRLEKRLRQRHIGRINEGRCFPPSGVIYLDILANFERIGDHAVNIAQAVLGDF, encoded by the coding sequence GTGGCTGTCCAGATTATTTTAGGTGTGGCCGGGGGCCTGGGGCTTTTTATCTTTGGAATGAAACTAATGGCCGAGGGTCTTCAAAAGGCTGCTGGAGACAAGCTGAGGCGGATTCTGGAGTTACTTACTTTCAACCGCTATATCGCCGTTATCACAGGAATCATAATCACGGTTCTGGTGCAAAGCAGTAGTACAACCACTGTAATGGTGGTTGGATTTGTCAACGCCGGCTTGATGAACCTGGTTCAGGCAGTAGGCACTATATTGGGCGCCAATATTGGCACCACAGTTACGGCCCAAATCATTGCTTTTAAAATAACCGAGTTGTCTTTGCCGGCGATTGCCCTGGGCGTTGTGTTATCATTTTTTGTCCGTCGTCGGTTTTACCGCCATCTTGGTCAAGCCATTCTCGGATTCGGCCTTTTGTTTCTTGGAATGAGCACCATGAGCGGCAGTCTCAATGCGCTTAAAGATAATCCGATGTTTATCGAAATGTTCGCCACCTTTGGACAGTACCGCTTGTTGGGAGTTTTGGCCGGAGCGTTTTTTACGGCCTTGGTCCAAAGCAGCAGCGCCAGCACCGCGACAATCATCGTCTTGTCCCTTGAGGGCGTTTTGGGGCTGGATTCTGCTCTGGCCCTGATTTTGGGCACCAATGTTGGAACCTGTATCACAGCAATGTTGGCCGGCATCGGCGCCAGTATAACTGCCCGCCGCGCAGCAATGGCCCATGTGATTTTCAATATTGGCGGGGCGCTCTTGTTTTTGATTTTCCTGACGCCGTTTGCGGAACTGGTTAGCTTGACCAGCAATGAAGTGGCCCGTCAGGTTGCCTGGGGGCATACGATATTCAATGTCGGTAACACACTTCTGTTCTTGCCATTTGTTAACGTGTTTGTCAAGATAATCAAACGGATTATTCCAGGCGAAGAAGAAATGATCGAGACCGGTCCAAAGTATTTGGACCGCCGGATGCTGGGCACCCCCTCTTTGGGGTTGGGCGCCGCTGAACGGGAAATCGGACGCATGGCAGATTTGGCAGCAGAAATGGTGGGTGATGCTGTTTCTCTGTTGACCAAGAATAATATAGACTTGATAAAAAATGTTGAACGTAAAGAAGATGTGGTCGATGAACTGGAAAAGGAGATTGCCATCTATTTGTCTGATCTCGCTCAGCAAAGTATTACCCGGGATCAAGGGCGGCAAATTGCCCTCTTCCTGCATGCAATTAACGATATCGAGCGGATTGGCGACCATGCAGAAAATATCGCTCAACTCTGCCATCAGAAAATTGATGACAAATACCCATTTTCTGAGGCGGCGGTGGAAGAGGTCAAGGAGATGTATGATAAGGTTCAGGCGATTACAGCAAAAGCGGTTACCGCCTTTCGCTCTAAAAACCTCGCGCTGGCCCGGGAAGTGCTGATAGACGATAATGAAATTGATCGACTGGAAAAACGACTGCGGCAACGACATATTGGACGGATTAACGAGGGTCGATGCTTTCCGCCATCCGGGGTTATTTACCTGGATATTCTTGCCAACTTTGAGCGTATTGGTGACCATGCGGTGAACATTGCCCAAGCGGTCCTTGGTGACTTTTGA
- a CDS encoding cell division protein FtsA: MSEDILFALDIGTRTVVGLLCKVASGGVLRVEAHHVEAHPQRAMLDGQIHDVAEVSTVIRRVKEQLEAAAGCTLERASIAAAGRALSTLRADSTLKFDATREITREDLRNLEMQGLAVAKEKVSGQSENLYCVGYSPVAYTLNQQLIANPVGQKGSEVGVELIATFLPQVVVDSLFSALAKAGLAVGSLTLEPIAAMTVAIPPRLRMLNLALVDVGAGTSDIAISREGTIFAYAMVDKAGDEVTEALAQHYLLDFNTAESVKLALGEREELEFTDVLGNRYHLAREDIHKVIEPVVDELAAAIARTIKEHNGGVAPAAVFCVGGGSQTPLLREYLSIHLDIPQERTGIRRREALDNIEFDSPDLAGPEVVTPLGIALTALRPQGEHFIQVQVNGDSVTLFNVQQSNVAQALLHSGMDLAELLGARGQPLEFNFNGQIRRIPGQPGVPGRVRINGQPATLESSIGPGDSIEVSVGSRGDDAKCNLEDLAEAGCTLDLVVNGELVSVPEMRLINDLPASGDSEIGPGDAVEIRLPATVAELAALMDVDIEQFAITINGQLAGGESPVSSGQSIEFVQRELADAPVAASGASSDSAGLSVSVNGRNVTLPPGQNQLMHALAAADIDCSSARGRLIISVNGREAEFTTELADGDRIEVFWTAM, encoded by the coding sequence ATGAGCGAGGATATTCTGTTTGCGCTTGATATTGGAACACGAACTGTTGTCGGTCTCTTATGCAAAGTTGCTTCCGGTGGAGTATTGCGGGTAGAGGCCCATCATGTAGAGGCGCACCCCCAGCGGGCGATGCTCGATGGGCAGATTCATGACGTGGCGGAAGTGAGTACTGTGATTCGGAGAGTGAAGGAGCAGCTTGAAGCAGCAGCTGGTTGCACTTTGGAGCGAGCTTCCATCGCCGCTGCCGGCCGCGCCCTGTCCACGCTGCGGGCTGACTCAACGCTTAAATTTGACGCCACCCGTGAAATCACCAGAGAAGATTTACGCAATCTAGAGATGCAGGGACTGGCTGTCGCCAAAGAAAAGGTTTCCGGACAATCAGAAAATCTTTACTGTGTCGGTTACAGTCCGGTGGCATATACCCTTAACCAACAATTGATTGCAAACCCTGTAGGCCAAAAGGGTTCGGAAGTCGGTGTGGAGTTAATCGCAACTTTTTTGCCGCAAGTGGTGGTGGACAGTCTGTTCAGCGCTCTTGCCAAAGCCGGATTGGCGGTGGGCAGTCTTACCCTGGAGCCAATCGCCGCAATGACTGTGGCCATCCCGCCGCGTCTGCGCATGTTGAATCTGGCGCTAGTGGACGTCGGTGCCGGAACATCTGATATTGCAATCAGTCGGGAGGGTACGATATTCGCCTATGCCATGGTGGATAAAGCCGGCGACGAAGTGACGGAAGCATTGGCTCAGCACTATTTGCTAGATTTCAATACTGCGGAATCTGTAAAACTGGCCCTGGGCGAGCGTGAAGAGCTGGAATTTACCGATGTTTTGGGGAACAGATACCACTTGGCCCGGGAGGACATACACAAAGTTATTGAACCTGTGGTCGATGAGCTGGCCGCAGCGATTGCCCGCACAATTAAAGAACATAATGGCGGTGTAGCGCCGGCGGCGGTATTCTGTGTTGGTGGTGGCAGCCAGACCCCGCTGCTCCGGGAGTATCTTTCTATTCACTTGGACATTCCCCAGGAGCGTACGGGTATTCGGCGCCGGGAAGCCCTTGATAATATCGAATTTGACAGCCCGGATTTGGCCGGGCCGGAGGTGGTGACTCCGCTTGGCATCGCCCTTACCGCCCTGAGACCACAAGGTGAACACTTCATTCAGGTTCAGGTAAATGGCGACAGTGTCACTTTGTTTAATGTGCAGCAAAGTAATGTTGCCCAGGCCCTGTTGCACAGTGGCATGGATTTAGCCGAACTCCTGGGGGCAAGGGGGCAGCCGCTTGAATTTAACTTCAACGGCCAAATCCGAAGAATTCCAGGACAACCGGGTGTTCCTGGCCGTGTACGGATAAATGGACAACCGGCTACCCTGGAGAGCAGTATCGGTCCTGGGGACAGTATCGAGGTTAGTGTTGGCAGCCGCGGCGACGATGCCAAGTGCAATTTGGAGGATCTGGCTGAAGCGGGCTGCACATTGGATCTGGTAGTCAACGGCGAGTTGGTCTCGGTGCCAGAAATGCGTTTGATTAACGATTTGCCTGCATCTGGAGACAGCGAGATTGGCCCCGGTGATGCGGTTGAAATCCGCCTGCCGGCGACTGTAGCTGAATTGGCCGCCCTTATGGATGTGGATATCGAGCAATTTGCAATTACCATCAACGGCCAATTGGCGGGAGGCGAAAGTCCTGTGTCTAGCGGGCAAAGCATAGAGTTTGTGCAACGTGAATTGGCTGATGCACCTGTCGCCGCTTCCGGTGCAAGCTCTGATTCTGCTGGCTTATCGGTTTCGGTAAATGGCAGGAATGTTACTTTGCCTCCGGGGCAGAATCAGTTAATGCACGCTCTGGCCGCTGCCGACATTGATTGCTCTTCCGCCCGGGGACGACTGATTATTAGCGTCAACGGACGGGAAGCGGAATTTACCACCGAGTTAGCAGATGGTGACCGCATTGAGGTGTTCTGGACTGCCATGTGA